ACCTGAATATGCAGCCACAAAACTTATCGTCGAAAAATATCCTCTAAAAAAGAACGAAACAATCGACAGGATTATCAAACTAGAAAACAGTAAAGAAAAAAATCCAGCTACGCTTTTATATGTTGTAGCTTATGGAAGTGACGGATCTTATATTAATCTCACAGATCAGCTTGCTGGAAGTAAATCAAAATCAAAAGATAAAGGCTTAGACGGCAGTTCAGTTTCGCTTCCAAATCCCGAACCTAATAAACTAAAATGGACTGCAAAAAAAACAGATTATACGTTATATGCTGTTTTTACAGGTAAAACAGGACAGCAGGTAAAAAGAGCCGCTCCGGGTGGAGCTGGTTTTACTTTAGACCATTATTCCGAAGAAGCGCTGAATGCTTATGTTGTTCCATTTAATAATGCTTTTAAAGGCCGAGAAGGCAAAATCAGGGCTATATTTAATGACAGTTATGAAGTATATGGCACTGATTTCACTCCTGCTTTTTTTGATGAATTCTTAAAACTCAGAGGTTATGATCTTAAAAAACAACTTCCTTTGCTTCTTAATGAAACCGACGATGAAATAAGCAACAGAATTCGAAGCGATTACCGACAGACTATTGGTGATTTATTACTGAATAAATTTGACAAACCTTGGACTAAATGGGCCAATTCTAAAAATTTTAAAACCAAACTGCAGGCACATGGTTCTCCTGGAAATTTAATTGATTTGTATGCTTCTGCTGATATTCCAGAATGCGAAACTTTTGGTTCGATGCCTTTTGATATTCCAGGCTTTAGACGTGAAAAAGAAGATATTCGTCCCGGAGATGCAGATCCTGTAATGTTGAAATTTTCTTCATCGGCTGCTCATATCTCGGGAAAAAATCTCGTTTCTTCTGAAACATTTACTTGGCTTCGCGAGCATTTTAAAGCGGCATTGTCACAATGCAAACCAGAAGCTGAAGATTTGATGCTGAACGGAATCAATCATATTTTCCTGCACGGTTCTACTTACTCTCCGGATAGAGCAGCTTGGCCGGGCTGGCAGTTTTATGCTTCTGTAAATTTTAATGCCAATAACAGCATTTGGGAGGATGCTCCTGCCCTATTCTCCTATATCTCCAATTGCCAATCATTGCTGCAACAGGGAAAATCAGACAATGAAATCTTATTGTATTTTCCAATTTTTGATACTTGGAACGAATACAAAAAAGGTACTTTGTTTTTTGAATTCAAAATTCATTCTCTTTCAGAATGGCTGCACGGAACCTCATTTTACGATATGACCAGCAAGCTGATGAAAAAAGGGTATGGCGTTGATTTTATTTCAGATAATTTCATAGCTGATGCCAAAGTGATTGATGGAAAAATTGTCCTGCCGGGAGGAACTTTTAAATCTTTAATTATTCCTTCTTGCAAGAAAATGCCTTTGGCAACACTTCAAAAATTAATCGAATTGAAAAAAGCGGGTGCTGCTATTATTTTTGAAAATCTGCCAGAATCTGTTCCTGGATTTTATGATTATAAAAAACAAGAAGAAAAATTACAATCGCTTTTAGCTGAAAACAACGAAATAAAACCTGTTTCGGATATTTTTACAGCATTGGAAAGTATACAGATTTATCCAGAAACACTCGTAAATACAGGTTTAAAATATACTCGAAGAACTATTGATGGAGAAAAAATATACTATTTGGTCAATCATACCACCAAAACAATTGATGATTTTATTCCGCTGCAAATCAGCAATAAAGAAGTTATTATTCTTGATCCTTTAAATAGGGAATTTGGCAATGCCATCGTCAAAAAAACAGGTGATAAAACATTTGTCAAAATCAGAATAGAACCGGGCAAATCTTATTTTCTAAAAACAGAAAACACAGCGTCACAAAAAAAATGGAGTTATTTTGAACCGACTGCCGAAGCTGTTCCTCTAAATGGAAAATGGAAAATTACTTTTGATAAAGGAGGCCCTAAACTGCCAAGCCCAGCCACAATTTCAAATTTGGAATCATGGACAAAATTAAGTCCTGAAGCCGAAGCCTTTTCAGGCTCTGCAACCTATACTTTGGAATTTGATAACCCGAATGCCAAAACAGAATCTTGGAATCTAAATCTGGGCGATGCCCGCGAAAGCGCACAAATCTGGCTGAATGATCAATACATTGGCACAGCTTGGTCTGTTCCATATCAATTAAATATTGGAAAATTAAAATCAGGCAAAAACATTCTTAAGATTCAAGTTACCAATCTTTCTGCCAACAGAATTCGTGACAAAGAATTAAAAGGGGAAGAATGGAAGATTTTTTATGAAATCAATATGGTCGATAAAGATTATAAAAAATTTGACGCAACAAAATGGAGCCCAATGCCTTCTGGATTATTAGGCCCCGTAACCATCACGCCTTTAACATCTAAACTAACTATTAAATAATACTATCTAAAATGAGAAAATTACTTTTAATCTTCGCTATTGGAGCTTTCTATACCGCCACCGCACAGCAGTTTGATAAAAAAATAGTACTCAAACAAATGATTTTGGCTAACGATTATTTTATGCAGAAATGGCCTGAAACAGGAAAAACAATTATTACGAATAAAGAGCGCCCAAGTAATATTTGGACAAGGGGAGTTTATTATGAAGGATTAATGGCACTGCATGAAATTTTCCCAAAAGAGGCTTATTACGATTATGCTATGTCGTGGTCTGAATTTCACAAATGGGGATTCAACGGCGGCAACACTACGCGAAATGCAGATAATTACTGCGCAGCCCAAACGTATATTGATTTGTACAATCTGGAACCGGATCCTAAAAAACTAAAAAATACAAAAGCTAATCTGAACATGCTTTTAAACACGCCTCAGCTTGATGATTGGTCGTGGATTGATGCTATCCAGATGGGAATGCCTGTTTTTGCGAAAATGGGGGTTTTAGAAAAAGACAATCGTTATTTCGAAAAAATGTATCAAATGTATATGTATTCGAGAAACAAACACGGCGACCACGGGCTTTTTAATCCAAAAGACGGTTTGTGGTGGCGTGATGCCGATTTTGACCCTCCGTACAAAGAACCAAACGGAGAAGACTGTTATTGGAGCCGTGGTAATGGCTGGGTAATTGCGGCTTTAGCAAAAGTATTGACCATTATTCCTCAAAACGCGCCACACAGAGAGCAATATGTGAAAGATTTGAAAGCAATGGCAACAGCGCTTGTTCCTATTCAAAGACCTGACGGTTTCTGGAATGTAAGTTTGCACGACCCAACTAATTTTGGAGGAAAAGAAGCTTCTGGAACTGCATTATTTGTTTATGGAATGGCTTACGGCGTAAACAAAGGCATTTTGAAAAAAGAAACATATCTTCCTGTAATTGAAAAAGCTTGGAATGCCCTTACAAAAGAAAGTCTTCACGAAAACGGATTTTTAGGTTTTTTACAGTCAACTGGAAAAGAGCCTAAAGACGGACAGCCATTATCTTATGACAAAATTCCTGATTTTGAAGATTACGGATTGGGATGTTTTTTACTGGCTGGTTCAGAAATTTATAAAATGAAATAATGAAAAAAGCTCTCTTATATACTGCGTTAATTCTATTCAATACCGCTTTATTTTCTCAGGAATTTAAGAGAGAAAAATACAATTTCAATTCTGATTGGAAACTGAAAGCAGGTGATTCTAAAAATGCAGAATTACCTGCTTTTAATGATAACTCTTGGAAAAATATCACGCTTCCCCATGCCTACAACCAGGAAGAAGCATTTGAAAAAGATATTGAACATCTTACTACAGGAATTGTCTGGTACCGCAAAAAATTTAAACTTCCAAAGGGAATTAAAAACAATAAAGTTTTTATAGAATTTGAAGGCATTCGTCAGGCAGGCGTGATTTATATAAACGGACAAAAAATCGGGCTTCATGAAAATGGCGTAATGGCATTTGGATTTGATATTTCAAACCTGCTTAAACCTTACCCACAGGAAAACTGCATCGCGCTCCGAATTGATAATGACTGGAAATACAAAGAACAAGCTACCGGAGCACCTTATCAATGGAATAATATCAATTTTAATGCAAACTATGGCGGAATTCCTAAAAACGTATTTCTTCATATTACTGGAAAACTATATCAGACATTACCGCTTTATTCTCATCTAAAAACAACTGGAGTATATATTTATCCTTCTCAAATAAACACACAAGCCGAAAGTGCCGTCGTAAACGTTGAATCCCAAATTAAAAATGAATTTGATACTCCTAAAACAGCAACATTTGAAGTTGTAATAGAAGATTTAGAAGGACATCAAAAAGCGTTATTTTCAGGAGACAAAATCCTTATTCAACCTAATGAAACCCAAACAATCAAAGTGCATCAGTTAGTTGATAAACTAAATTTCTGGAGCTGGGGATATGGCTATTTATATAATGTAAAAACGATTTTAAAAATTGACGGGAAAACGGCTGATGAAGTAGTGACCAGAACAGGTTTCAGAAAAACTGATTTTAAAGACGGTCAATTTTGGCTAAACGATCGTGTATTGCAGTTAAAAGGTTATGCACAAAGAACAAGCAATGAATGGCCTGCAATCGGAATGTCTGTTCCGGCGTGGGTCAGTGATTTCAGTAATAAAATGATTGTGGAAGGAAACGGAAATTTGGTTCGATGGATGCATGTAACACCTTGGAAACAAGATATCGAATCCTGTGACAGAGTTGGGCTCTTGCAAGCAATGCCGGCAGGAGATGCAGAAAAAGACGCCCAAGGTGATACTT
This portion of the Flavobacterium panacagri genome encodes:
- a CDS encoding glycosyl hydrolase, with amino-acid sequence MRIPKSYIVFFLFITLISFSQKNDKSPWPQSSNINQPWTRWWWMGSAVDKPNLKRSLIDFHKAGIGGVEITPIYGVKGEEKNFIDYLSPKWLDMLDYTIHVADSLHMQVDMVLGTGWPYGGSHVTPEYAATKLIVEKYPLKKNETIDRIIKLENSKEKNPATLLYVVAYGSDGSYINLTDQLAGSKSKSKDKGLDGSSVSLPNPEPNKLKWTAKKTDYTLYAVFTGKTGQQVKRAAPGGAGFTLDHYSEEALNAYVVPFNNAFKGREGKIRAIFNDSYEVYGTDFTPAFFDEFLKLRGYDLKKQLPLLLNETDDEISNRIRSDYRQTIGDLLLNKFDKPWTKWANSKNFKTKLQAHGSPGNLIDLYASADIPECETFGSMPFDIPGFRREKEDIRPGDADPVMLKFSSSAAHISGKNLVSSETFTWLREHFKAALSQCKPEAEDLMLNGINHIFLHGSTYSPDRAAWPGWQFYASVNFNANNSIWEDAPALFSYISNCQSLLQQGKSDNEILLYFPIFDTWNEYKKGTLFFEFKIHSLSEWLHGTSFYDMTSKLMKKGYGVDFISDNFIADAKVIDGKIVLPGGTFKSLIIPSCKKMPLATLQKLIELKKAGAAIIFENLPESVPGFYDYKKQEEKLQSLLAENNEIKPVSDIFTALESIQIYPETLVNTGLKYTRRTIDGEKIYYLVNHTTKTIDDFIPLQISNKEVIILDPLNREFGNAIVKKTGDKTFVKIRIEPGKSYFLKTENTASQKKWSYFEPTAEAVPLNGKWKITFDKGGPKLPSPATISNLESWTKLSPEAEAFSGSATYTLEFDNPNAKTESWNLNLGDARESAQIWLNDQYIGTAWSVPYQLNIGKLKSGKNILKIQVTNLSANRIRDKELKGEEWKIFYEINMVDKDYKKFDATKWSPMPSGLLGPVTITPLTSKLTIK
- a CDS encoding glycoside hydrolase family 88/105 protein produces the protein MRKLLLIFAIGAFYTATAQQFDKKIVLKQMILANDYFMQKWPETGKTIITNKERPSNIWTRGVYYEGLMALHEIFPKEAYYDYAMSWSEFHKWGFNGGNTTRNADNYCAAQTYIDLYNLEPDPKKLKNTKANLNMLLNTPQLDDWSWIDAIQMGMPVFAKMGVLEKDNRYFEKMYQMYMYSRNKHGDHGLFNPKDGLWWRDADFDPPYKEPNGEDCYWSRGNGWVIAALAKVLTIIPQNAPHREQYVKDLKAMATALVPIQRPDGFWNVSLHDPTNFGGKEASGTALFVYGMAYGVNKGILKKETYLPVIEKAWNALTKESLHENGFLGFLQSTGKEPKDGQPLSYDKIPDFEDYGLGCFLLAGSEIYKMK